The proteins below come from a single Eucalyptus grandis isolate ANBG69807.140 chromosome 3, ASM1654582v1, whole genome shotgun sequence genomic window:
- the LOC104438884 gene encoding G-type lectin S-receptor-like serine/threonine-protein kinase At4g27290 — protein MGLELKRGHFQMMVKITFSIFIIIPKIGLSFAADFLGMNSSISHGETLVSSDQTFELGFFTLGNSNMSYLGIWYKFSPDTVVWVANRNNPLADHKGVLTFNNAGNLVILNRLNGVVWSSKSSRILQNPIAQLLDSGNLVLWDDFVLSSDETYSWQSFDYPSDTLLAGMKLLLNPKTGLERCLTAWKSMDDPSPGDYVHRLNYNQGLPQFETVQLNVHRKIFRTGQWNGVTFVGIPNLSSPAGVPLFVQSETEISFMFEVHDKQLFSRIKLNSLGVLQLLVNRSRTATLNVKLEFPSDPCDFYGRCGANAICRCSLCECVKGFMPKSPDKWAVGDFSSGCHRTIPTNCSKGEGFWKIEVVKLPDLLEVTLDRRMNLKECKDVCSKNCSCVAYANSDVRGGGSGCLMWFGDLIDMKALEGWNRVQSLYVRLSASELGIHTNAN, from the coding sequence ATGGGGTTAGAACTTAAAAGAGGACATTTCCAAATGATGGTAAAGATCACATTCtccattttcatcatcatccccAAAATTGGTTTGTCATTCGCAGCTGATTTTTTGGGCATGAACAGTTCCATCAGTCATGGAGAAACATTGGTTTCTTCAGACCAAACTTTTGAGCTAGGATTCTTTACTCTTGGCAACTCTAATATGAGTTACTTGGGTATATGGTACAAGTTTAGTCCTGACACAGTTGTGTGGGTTGCTAATAGAAACAACCCGCTGGCGGATCATAAAGGTGTTCTCACATTCAACAATGCCGGCAATCTAGTTATTCTCAACCGGTTGAATGGTGTGGTTTGGTCTTCAAAGTCATCCAGGATCCTCCAAAATCCAATTGCGCAGCTCTTGGATTCGGGAAATCttgttctttgggatgacttcgTTTTGAGTTCTGATGAAACCTATTCGTGGCAAAGCTTTGATTACCCGTCCGACACGCTTTTAGCAGGCATGAAGCTGTTGTTGAACCCAAAAACGGGTCTTGAACGATGTCTCACTGCATGGAAAAGCATGGACGACCCTTCTCCGGGAGATTATGTCCATAGGTTAAACTACAATCAGGGTCTACCTCAGTTTGAAACAGTCCAACTGAATGTGCATAGAAAAATATTTCGAACAGGGCAATGGAATGGAGTCACATTTGTCGGCATTCCCAATTTGTCAAGTCCAGCTGGAGTGCCCCTGTTTGTGCAGAGTGAAACTGAGATCTCCTTCATGTTTGAGGTTCATGACAAACAACTTTTCTCGAGAATAAAATTAAACTCTCTGGGAGTGCTGCAACTGCTTGTGAATAGATCGAGAACAGCCACATTGAATGTCAAGCTCGAGTTTCCTAGTGATCCGTGCGATTTCTATGGAAGGTGTGGTGCTAATGCCATCTGTCGCTGTAGCTTGTGTGAATGTGTGAAAGGGTTCATGCCTAAGTCACCTGACAAATGGGCGGTCGGTGATTTTTCCAGTGGATGCCATAGGACAATACCCACGAATTGTTCCAAAGGAGAAGGGTTCTGGAAAATTGAAGTAGTTAAGCTGCCCGACCTGTTGGAGGTAACGCTAGATAGGAGAATGAACCTCAAGGAATGCAAGGACGTGTGCTCGAAGAATTGTTCGTGCGTGGCTTATGCTAATTCAGATGTCAGGGGAGGAGGTAGTGGCTGCCTCATgtggttcggggacttgattgaCATGAAAGCGCTCGAAGGATGGAACCGCGTGCAAAGTCTATACGTACGCCTATCAGCATCCGAACTAGGTATTCATACTAATGCTAATTGA